In Devosia chinhatensis, the following are encoded in one genomic region:
- the ctaD gene encoding cytochrome c oxidase subunit I codes for MANTAHLEAHATGHAGHAHHEPTGWRRWVFSTNHKDIGIMYLVFSIVAGVIGGLLSGLMRLELQEPGIQIFHGLAAMSYGLEGDAALDAGKHMFNVFVSAHALIMVFFTVMPATMGGFANYFAPLMIGAPDTAFPRINNIAFWLLPPALLLTIMSMFFEGPSGALGFGGGWTAYPPLSTVGHPGPATDFVIFSLHVAGVSSILGAINLITTILNMRAPGMTLHKMPLFAWSVLVTAFLLLLALPVLAGAITMMLTDRNFGTTFFAPEGGGDPVLYQHLFWFFGHPEVYIMILPGFGIISHIVATFSRKPVFGYMAMAYAMVAIGFVGFVVWAHHMYTTGLSLDVQRYFVAATMVIAVPTGVKIFSWIATMWGGSISFRIPMLWAIGFIFLFTVGGVTGVVLANAGADRALHDTYYVVAHFHYVLSLGAVFSIFAGWYYWFPKMFGYMYNEFLGKLHFWVMFVGVNLIFFPQHFLGLAGMPRRYVDYPDAFALWNRVSSIGYYITFVAMVIFFYATWEAVRKKRLAGDNPWGDGATTLEWTLSSPPPFHQFSTLPKIDSRDAH; via the coding sequence ATGGCAAATACTGCGCACCTCGAAGCCCATGCGACCGGGCATGCCGGACACGCTCACCACGAGCCGACCGGCTGGCGTCGCTGGGTCTTCTCGACCAATCACAAGGACATCGGGATCATGTATCTCGTGTTCTCCATCGTCGCCGGTGTCATCGGCGGGTTACTCTCGGGCCTCATGCGTCTCGAACTGCAGGAGCCGGGCATCCAGATTTTCCACGGTCTGGCCGCCATGTCCTACGGTCTGGAAGGCGATGCCGCGCTTGATGCCGGCAAGCACATGTTCAACGTCTTTGTGTCCGCGCACGCCCTGATCATGGTGTTTTTCACCGTGATGCCGGCGACCATGGGTGGCTTTGCCAATTATTTCGCACCTCTGATGATTGGCGCGCCCGACACGGCCTTCCCGCGCATCAACAACATTGCTTTCTGGCTGCTGCCGCCGGCTCTGTTGCTGACCATCATGTCCATGTTCTTCGAGGGCCCTTCGGGCGCGCTGGGCTTTGGTGGCGGTTGGACGGCCTATCCCCCGCTGTCGACAGTCGGTCATCCCGGCCCTGCGACCGATTTCGTGATCTTCTCGCTGCACGTTGCCGGCGTAAGCTCGATCCTGGGTGCCATCAACCTCATCACCACCATTTTGAACATGCGCGCTCCGGGCATGACGCTGCACAAGATGCCGCTCTTTGCCTGGTCGGTGCTCGTGACCGCCTTCCTGCTGTTGCTGGCCCTGCCTGTTCTGGCCGGCGCAATCACCATGATGCTCACGGACCGCAATTTCGGTACGACCTTCTTCGCCCCTGAGGGCGGCGGTGATCCTGTCCTCTACCAGCATCTGTTCTGGTTCTTCGGTCACCCCGAAGTGTACATCATGATCCTGCCGGGCTTCGGCATCATCTCGCACATCGTCGCCACCTTCTCGCGCAAGCCGGTCTTTGGCTACATGGCCATGGCCTATGCCATGGTTGCCATCGGCTTCGTCGGCTTCGTCGTGTGGGCGCACCACATGTACACCACGGGCCTCAGCCTCGACGTGCAGCGCTATTTCGTGGCCGCCACCATGGTCATCGCGGTGCCGACGGGCGTGAAGATCTTCTCCTGGATCGCCACGATGTGGGGCGGCTCGATCAGCTTCCGCATTCCCATGCTCTGGGCCATCGGCTTTATCTTCCTGTTCACCGTGGGTGGTGTGACGGGCGTGGTGCTGGCCAATGCGGGTGCCGACCGTGCCCTCCATGACACCTATTACGTGGTGGCACACTTCCACTATGTGCTTTCCCTGGGTGCCGTGTTCTCGATCTTTGCGGGCTGGTACTACTGGTTCCCCAAGATGTTCGGCTACATGTACAACGAGTTCCTGGGCAAGCTGCACTTCTGGGTAATGTTCGTCGGTGTGAACCTGATCTTCTTCCCGCAGCACTTCCTCGGCCTCGCGGGTATGCCGCGCCGCTACGTGGACTATCCCGACGCCTTCGCGCTGTGGAACCGTGTCTCCTCGATCGGCTATTACATCACCTTCGTGGCCATGGTGATCTTCTTCTACGCGACCTGGGAAGCCGTCCGGAAGAAGCGTCTCGCCGGTGACAATCCGTGGGGCGATGGTGCAACGACGCTGGAATGGACGCTGAGCTCGCCTCCGCCGTTCCACCAGTTCTCGACGCTGCCCAAGATCGACTCCCGCGACGCGCACTAA
- a CDS encoding heme o synthase: protein MAYIDDRADIAAMTGGARVEDYLALLKPRVMSLVVFTAFVGMLVAPAAINPVIGFIAILCIAIGAGASGALNMWYDADIDQVMSRTQNRPIPAGRMTRGEALAFGLILSVFSVTLLGLATNWVAGAFLAFTIFFYAVVYTMWLKRSTPQNIVIGGAAGAFPPMVGWAAVTGTLSWESFALFLIIFLWTPPHFWALALYKQGDYGAAGIPMMPNVAGEASTKRQIFAYSLVLAASSVLPLALGFSGWLYGAVALVTGLIFVALAFRLLRAVETVTMKRHARALFTYSLSYLFVLFLALLIDHLALRLGVI from the coding sequence TTGGCTTATATCGACGACAGGGCAGACATCGCCGCCATGACGGGCGGGGCGCGCGTGGAGGATTACCTCGCGCTGCTCAAGCCGCGCGTCATGTCGCTTGTCGTCTTTACCGCCTTCGTCGGCATGCTGGTGGCGCCCGCCGCGATCAATCCGGTGATTGGTTTCATCGCCATCCTTTGCATCGCCATCGGGGCAGGGGCCTCCGGCGCACTCAATATGTGGTATGACGCCGATATCGATCAGGTCATGAGCCGCACGCAGAACCGGCCCATTCCTGCCGGGCGCATGACCCGCGGCGAGGCCCTGGCCTTTGGCCTTATCCTCTCGGTTTTCTCGGTCACCCTGCTTGGACTGGCGACCAATTGGGTAGCCGGCGCTTTTCTCGCCTTCACCATTTTCTTCTATGCCGTCGTCTATACGATGTGGCTCAAGCGCTCGACACCGCAGAACATTGTCATTGGCGGTGCCGCCGGCGCTTTCCCGCCCATGGTCGGTTGGGCGGCCGTAACCGGCACTTTGAGCTGGGAAAGCTTCGCACTCTTTCTCATTATCTTCCTTTGGACTCCGCCCCATTTCTGGGCCTTGGCTCTCTACAAACAGGGCGATTACGGCGCCGCTGGCATTCCCATGATGCCCAATGTTGCCGGCGAAGCCTCCACCAAGCGGCAGATTTTCGCCTATTCGCTTGTTCTGGCCGCATCGAGCGTCCTTCCGCTTGCCTTGGGATTTTCGGGCTGGCTCTATGGCGCCGTTGCGCTCGTTACCGGGCTGATCTTTGTCGCATTGGCTTTCCGCCTTCTTCGCGCCGTTGAAACCGTGACCATGAAGCGTCACGCCCGCGCCCTTTTCACCTATTCGCTGAGCTACCTTTTCGTGCTGTTCCTGGCACTGCTCATCGATCATCTTGCCCTCAGGCTGGGAGTGATCTGA
- a CDS encoding cytochrome c oxidase assembly protein: MADAALSLQPENAARRNKRVALTLGGLAVGMIGLAFASVPLYQLFCQVTGFGGTTQVASENPKGVIAREMKVRFDVNVENALPWTVKAAAPITDRIGTVDTVNYIATNTSDRPITGQAIFNVVPEKAGVYFNKIECFCFTEQTLQPGETVEMPIVFFVDPDLDENHELATIREITLSYTFYASDSEGS, from the coding sequence ATGGCAGACGCCGCACTTTCGCTTCAGCCCGAGAACGCGGCTCGCCGCAACAAGCGCGTCGCCCTGACGTTGGGTGGCTTGGCTGTCGGCATGATCGGCCTCGCCTTCGCGTCCGTGCCGCTTTACCAGCTGTTCTGCCAGGTCACCGGCTTCGGCGGCACCACGCAGGTTGCCAGCGAAAACCCCAAAGGCGTCATTGCCCGCGAGATGAAAGTGCGCTTCGACGTAAATGTCGAGAACGCACTGCCCTGGACCGTCAAGGCCGCCGCGCCCATCACTGACCGCATCGGCACAGTGGATACGGTCAACTACATCGCGACCAATACGTCCGACCGCCCCATTACCGGGCAGGCAATCTTCAATGTCGTGCCCGAAAAGGCCGGCGTCTACTTCAACAAGATCGAATGTTTCTGCTTCACCGAGCAAACGCTCCAGCCCGGTGAGACGGTGGAAATGCCCATCGTGTTCTTCGTCGACCCTGACCTCGACGAAAACCACGAGCTTGCAACGATCAGAGAGATCACACTCTCCTATACCTTCTACGCTTCAGACAGTGAGGGAAGCTGA
- a CDS encoding cytochrome c oxidase subunit 3, which produces MAALEKNHDYHMVEPSPWPFVMSVAVFVLMIGIIAWMHDWTPFVFFIGLAGVLYTMYAWWADVVREANNGVDHTPVVQMHHRYGMMLFIASEVMLFAAFFWAYFDGFFRFDDIEQYSRVAATGGHWPPLGVEVFDPFHLPLFNTLILLTSGTTVTWAHHALLENDRQGLRWGLALTVALGALFSVVQYLEYTHAGFSFTGNMYGSTFVMATGLHGFHVLVGTIFLAVCLIRAERGDFTPQRHLGFEFAAWYWHFVDVVWLFLFATIYVWGAWGVALSH; this is translated from the coding sequence ATGGCCGCCTTAGAAAAGAACCATGACTATCACATGGTCGAACCGAGCCCCTGGCCGTTCGTCATGTCCGTCGCCGTCTTCGTGCTGATGATCGGCATCATTGCCTGGATGCACGACTGGACGCCGTTCGTGTTCTTCATCGGCCTGGCCGGTGTTCTCTACACCATGTATGCCTGGTGGGCGGATGTCGTCCGGGAGGCCAACAATGGCGTGGACCATACGCCCGTGGTGCAGATGCACCATCGCTACGGCATGATGCTGTTCATCGCTTCGGAAGTGATGTTGTTCGCAGCGTTTTTCTGGGCCTATTTCGACGGCTTCTTCCGCTTTGACGACATCGAACAATATTCTCGTGTTGCAGCGACCGGCGGCCATTGGCCCCCACTCGGCGTTGAGGTCTTCGATCCTTTCCACCTGCCGCTGTTCAACACCCTAATCCTTCTGACCTCCGGTACCACAGTCACTTGGGCGCATCATGCGCTGCTGGAAAATGACCGGCAGGGTTTGCGCTGGGGCCTTGCCCTCACCGTCGCCCTTGGCGCCCTGTTCAGCGTCGTGCAATATCTCGAATACACCCATGCCGGCTTCTCGTTCACCGGCAACATGTATGGTTCGACCTTCGTGATGGCGACGGGCCTGCATGGCTTCCACGTTCTGGTCGGCACCATATTCTTGGCCGTCTGCCTGATCCGTGCCGAACGCGGTGACTTCACTCCGCAGCGCCACCTGGGCTTCGAATTCGCTGCCTGGTACTGGCACTTCGTTGACGTGGTATGGCTCTTCCTGTTTGCCACGATCTATGTCTGGGGCGCCTGGGGCGTGGCGCTGAGTCACTAA
- a CDS encoding SURF1 family protein, giving the protein MSPAKTRLRWTDWLFAAVMLILSATCVFLGTWQMERLGEKEALIAAVDARLDADPVEGPDSIQWANFDFDDWNFQPVTLTGSFRYTQTLTVFTSLSNARGRFSGPGYWVMTPFVLDDGGTVFVNRGFVPEQYQEAAVHGDLHGDDPGSVTVVGLLRPGEVPGFMVPEPNMSARIEWVRNPERMAAMTDPGLAPIAPFYVDLLAGTEGDLPQGGETVVSFPNSHFGYALTWYGFAIIAVVMLGFWLWQRRHAAPATGRDTSLGD; this is encoded by the coding sequence ATGAGCCCCGCGAAAACACGTTTGCGCTGGACCGACTGGTTGTTCGCCGCGGTCATGCTGATCCTGTCGGCCACCTGCGTTTTCCTTGGCACCTGGCAGATGGAGCGGCTGGGCGAGAAGGAAGCATTGATCGCTGCAGTCGATGCTCGGCTGGATGCTGACCCCGTCGAGGGCCCGGACAGCATCCAATGGGCCAACTTTGATTTCGACGACTGGAATTTCCAGCCCGTCACCCTGACCGGGAGCTTTCGCTACACCCAGACACTGACCGTCTTCACAAGCCTGTCCAATGCCCGAGGTCGCTTTTCCGGTCCGGGATACTGGGTGATGACCCCGTTTGTGCTGGACGATGGCGGCACGGTCTTCGTCAATCGCGGTTTTGTGCCCGAGCAATATCAGGAGGCGGCTGTGCATGGTGATCTGCACGGCGACGATCCGGGCAGCGTCACGGTCGTCGGCCTGCTGCGGCCCGGCGAGGTTCCAGGTTTCATGGTGCCCGAGCCTAATATGTCCGCGCGCATCGAATGGGTCCGCAATCCCGAGCGGATGGCCGCGATGACCGATCCCGGCCTTGCTCCGATAGCACCTTTCTATGTGGACCTGTTGGCCGGCACCGAGGGTGATCTTCCGCAGGGCGGCGAGACCGTTGTCAGTTTCCCAAACAGTCACTTCGGCTACGCCCTGACCTGGTATGGCTTTGCTATCATCGCAGTGGTGATGCTGGGCTTCTGGTTGTGGCAGCGTCGCCACGCTGCGCCCGCCACTGGTCGGGACACCAGTTTGGGTGACTAG
- the thrC gene encoding threonine synthase gives MQFVSTRGQAPVLGFSDAVLAGLATDGGLYVPASWPQIDKDEIASFGGKPYAEVAYAVISRFVGDDISPKTLKQIVDAAYATFRHPSVAPLVELEPGHFVLELFHGPTLAFKDVAMQFLSRIMDHILAERGLRATIVGATSGDTGSAAIEAFRGRDTTDIFILHPRGRTSEVQRRQMTTVLDQNVHNIALEGTFDDCQDAVKAMFNHHAFRDRVRLSGVNSINWGRIVAQIVYYFTAAVSLGAPYRAASFTVPTGNFGDIFAGYCARQMGLPIDKLVIATNANDILRRTIDTGRYEMAGVAPTMSPSMDIQISSNFERLLFESVGRDAGAVSRMMAALKQSRGFDLPQPAIATIRRDFSAGTTDEAATARVIAETHLESGYLLDPHSAVGVGVARQEQQQGVPMITLATAHPAKFPGAVAEASGISPALPAWLSDLYERPERLTILDNDQQAIEDFIVARSRA, from the coding sequence ATGCAGTTTGTTTCCACGCGCGGCCAGGCGCCTGTGCTCGGCTTCTCTGACGCAGTTCTTGCTGGCCTTGCCACCGATGGCGGTCTCTACGTTCCGGCCAGCTGGCCGCAGATCGACAAGGACGAGATCGCCTCCTTCGGCGGAAAGCCTTATGCCGAGGTCGCCTATGCCGTGATCTCGCGCTTTGTCGGCGATGACATTTCTCCCAAAACGCTCAAGCAGATCGTCGACGCAGCCTACGCTACCTTCCGTCATCCGTCGGTGGCCCCGCTAGTTGAGCTGGAGCCCGGCCATTTCGTGCTGGAGCTGTTTCACGGACCCACGCTCGCCTTCAAGGACGTGGCCATGCAGTTCCTCAGCCGGATCATGGACCATATCCTGGCAGAACGCGGCCTCAGGGCGACCATTGTGGGCGCCACGTCCGGCGATACCGGCTCAGCGGCAATCGAAGCCTTTCGCGGACGGGATACGACCGACATCTTCATCCTTCATCCCCGCGGGCGGACCTCCGAGGTGCAGCGCCGGCAGATGACGACCGTGCTGGACCAAAATGTCCACAATATTGCGCTTGAGGGCACATTCGACGATTGCCAGGACGCCGTGAAGGCGATGTTCAATCATCATGCCTTCCGCGATCGTGTGCGCCTGTCCGGTGTCAATTCGATCAATTGGGGTCGGATCGTCGCGCAGATCGTCTACTATTTTACTGCGGCCGTATCCCTGGGCGCGCCCTACCGAGCCGCGAGCTTCACGGTACCGACAGGCAATTTCGGCGATATCTTCGCTGGCTATTGCGCTCGCCAGATGGGGCTGCCCATCGATAAGTTGGTCATCGCCACCAATGCCAACGACATCCTGCGGCGGACGATCGACACCGGTCGTTATGAAATGGCAGGCGTGGCTCCGACGATGAGCCCGTCCATGGACATCCAGATCTCGTCCAACTTTGAGCGCCTGCTGTTCGAGAGCGTTGGCCGTGATGCCGGCGCGGTGTCACGAATGATGGCCGCACTTAAGCAGTCCCGCGGCTTTGACCTGCCCCAACCCGCCATCGCCACTATCCGCCGCGATTTTTCAGCCGGAACCACCGACGAGGCAGCGACAGCCCGTGTGATCGCCGAGACCCACCTCGAGAGCGGCTATTTGCTCGACCCGCATAGTGCTGTGGGTGTGGGTGTGGCGCGCCAGGAACAGCAGCAGGGCGTGCCCATGATTACGCTGGCCACGGCGCATCCCGCAAAATTCCCCGGGGCCGTCGCCGAGGCCTCCGGTATCTCGCCCGCGCTGCCCGCCTGGCTGTCCGACCTTTACGAACGGCCCGAGCGCCTGACAATATTGGATAACGACCAGCAGGCCATCGAAGATTTCATCGTGGCTCGCAGCCGCGCCTGA
- a CDS encoding M16 family metallopeptidase, whose protein sequence is MSVRSTTLDNGMVVLTDDMPHLESASLGVWVKAGARSERKAEHGISHLLEHMAFKGTDSRSSLQIAEAIENVGGDLNAATSIEHTGYFARVLKDDVVLAADILADILQNSTFEEDELAREQQVIVQEIGAARDNPDDHVFDLFQQAAYPTQPIGRTILGTVDSVRAFNPDMVRKYMRRNYVGDHMVIAAAGNVDHEGLVEVARQRFADLAPNGAPAPQRAEYQGGQERLISDHEQAHIVLGFEGRAYNSDGFYAAQVLASILGGGMSSRLFQEVREKRGLCYSVYAFHWAFADSGVFGVAAATGEDEVSELVPVVLDELRRATETITDEEVVRVRNQIRAGLLMSLESPSARAGQLARQQILWGRPIPMAETVERINRITAQRVRDVAEQIFTAGSPTLAGIGPIDRLADVESIGQTLQR, encoded by the coding sequence GTGAGCGTAAGATCGACGACCCTGGACAATGGCATGGTGGTGCTCACCGATGACATGCCGCACCTCGAAAGCGCGTCACTGGGCGTCTGGGTCAAGGCTGGTGCCCGCTCGGAGCGCAAGGCTGAACACGGTATCTCCCATCTGCTCGAACATATGGCGTTCAAGGGCACCGACAGCCGGTCGTCGCTGCAGATTGCCGAAGCCATCGAGAATGTCGGGGGCGATCTGAACGCTGCCACCTCCATCGAGCATACTGGTTACTTTGCCCGGGTGCTCAAGGACGACGTCGTGCTGGCCGCAGACATCCTAGCCGACATCCTGCAGAATTCGACATTCGAAGAAGATGAGCTGGCGCGCGAGCAGCAGGTCATTGTCCAGGAGATCGGCGCGGCGCGGGACAATCCTGACGACCATGTCTTCGACCTCTTCCAGCAGGCCGCCTATCCCACCCAGCCGATCGGCCGGACAATCCTGGGTACTGTGGATTCAGTGCGCGCCTTTAATCCCGACATGGTGCGCAAGTACATGCGCCGCAATTACGTGGGCGACCACATGGTTATTGCAGCGGCTGGCAATGTCGACCATGAGGGGCTGGTCGAAGTGGCCCGGCAGCGCTTCGCCGATCTGGCGCCAAATGGCGCGCCGGCACCGCAGCGAGCCGAATATCAGGGCGGCCAGGAGCGGTTGATCTCCGATCACGAGCAGGCCCATATCGTGCTTGGTTTCGAAGGTCGTGCCTATAATTCGGACGGATTTTACGCCGCGCAGGTCCTGGCATCCATCCTAGGCGGGGGGATGAGTTCGCGCCTGTTCCAGGAAGTGCGCGAAAAGCGCGGTCTGTGCTACTCGGTCTATGCCTTCCATTGGGCGTTTGCCGATAGCGGTGTCTTTGGCGTCGCTGCGGCAACGGGCGAGGACGAGGTTTCCGAGCTTGTTCCGGTTGTGTTGGATGAATTGCGCCGGGCCACCGAGACCATTACCGACGAGGAAGTGGTGCGGGTGCGCAACCAGATTCGCGCGGGCCTGCTTATGTCGCTCGAAAGCCCCTCGGCACGGGCCGGGCAATTGGCGCGCCAGCAAATCCTCTGGGGACGGCCCATCCCCATGGCCGAGACGGTCGAGCGCATCAACCGCATCACCGCCCAGCGGGTGCGCGACGTTGCCGAACAGATTTTCACTGCCGGATCGCCGACTTTGGCCGGCATCGGGCCTATCGACCGCCTCGCCGATGTCGAAAGCATCGGCCAGACCTTGCAGCGCTAG
- a CDS encoding GNAT family N-acetyltransferase — protein MLWPWSSPAPLIALRGSRVLLRLPQQRDYEEWSTLRRNSQDFLRPFEPRWTELDLARRVYSMRVRRARQEAEEGSDYSFFIFLTEGQREVLVGGITLSNIRRRAAQFVNLGYWMGQAHAGKGIMSEAVGVTLPFIFETLDLHRAHAAFLPTNTASRRVLEKNGFVEEGYAKHYLQINGRWEDHVLMGLTREHWEAVRMGHGGQYWVA, from the coding sequence ATGCTCTGGCCCTGGTCGTCACCAGCGCCCCTGATCGCCCTCCGCGGGTCCAGGGTCCTGCTGCGCCTTCCCCAGCAGCGCGATTATGAGGAATGGTCCACCCTGCGCCGCAACAGCCAGGATTTTCTGCGCCCGTTCGAACCGCGCTGGACCGAACTGGATCTGGCGCGTCGGGTCTATTCGATGCGCGTGCGCCGGGCGCGGCAGGAGGCCGAGGAAGGCTCGGACTATTCGTTTTTTATCTTTCTGACCGAAGGGCAGCGCGAGGTGCTTGTCGGCGGCATTACCCTTTCCAACATTCGGCGGCGTGCGGCCCAGTTCGTCAATCTGGGCTATTGGATGGGTCAGGCTCATGCGGGCAAGGGCATCATGAGCGAGGCCGTGGGGGTGACGCTCCCCTTTATTTTCGAGACGCTGGACCTGCATCGTGCCCACGCCGCCTTCCTGCCCACCAATACTGCGTCCCGCCGGGTGCTTGAGAAGAATGGTTTTGTCGAGGAGGGCTATGCCAAGCACTACCTGCAGATCAACGGTCGCTGGGAGGATCACGTCCTGATGGGCCTCACCCGCGAGCATTGGGAGGCGGTGCGGATGGGGCATGGCGGGCAGTACTGGGTTGCCTGA